Proteins from one Salarias fasciatus chromosome 14, fSalaFa1.1, whole genome shotgun sequence genomic window:
- the LOC115400995 gene encoding NACHT and WD repeat domain-containing protein 2 has translation MSSEGMQSGSSSSCVKIYLCSNPEDSVVERRALRDTVFPRLREQCRLSTGLEVRLIDPFESTDPGRWPDENTRRQLIRDCRESSAGPFLLALIGHRYGAAGLPARVEVTEYQLLLHQSQQAGVSTQELEGEYRRDENSIPASYRRTPSSRHTCAPPAAAEGGEGAAREKQLRRTFQDAVSLSVHGGLMSPERGRSFCRSALDADLRFALDDCPEENISGRCLIYVNKVVNARGRRAKQQLQPHAEALTFDSDGDQLLSELCDSFLPEAVTARQLLVYTTTTECDPRHGYTTTRRRGYAESLCQQAHCDLLRLTDGLNVPEVRGDALRREQAEQEELCGLLSGLYEVKQPEEEQIRAYVEQRDQQGPLVVTGGPCTGKTVLLAHCSQQIKSWSADSDPVVICYLCSLSTDPSPKHLLSSLCSQIADSYLSSSSRQDPSVCLHANQEDPSCCTTNTGHLGSSCSSTSALHSHQEPCVHGPGLNQWNQPCLEPEELHWILLKPDITLSDIKDLLSSLLSLLPSKNRPLVLLLDGLDQLENGFGPQIIESLPSPLPPHVRLILTASCYRTRLLHAITLHYLQHSAGGEGKSVCEHVQLGPLDRKQGVKMLASLLGGSGRRVTSGQQALLNQTLSRCGLPLYVRLLHTHTSLWRSDSDVTDSSLPDCVHSAISAFLDLLQLKHGSSLVERAVSIITLSRAGLTESELADLLSRHSESKVTQVDLEQLLLDLKGFLVRRTAAGSQVLQWMSRHFKLVVAKRFLGSEEVRRQIHVEIADYFSGRCAHGGDESNGKDGFISHINKHPSGRPFVFTAFSDVVQVSLRRVVELPHHLKQSGRWEDLQCGLFVSFSFHQAMVQAGLLAELVSVLETCEDSAQAEFLRERLLLAGILKSSACFLQSSPLQLCAVMESGLLPYLEVFPTLKSYVSDIRLERIRRGSGLGISLSPSPSSVLPIQHLKHSNKTKDHCVTGTAAAEFGVVVELLSDGTAWVWKGCGCAVTKLSLMWEETELKFAGVKSSGGLILLSTQCHKHFVCHAAGPEMFQIKAPLRPTSESSQTLNKVEGFVSSQKKLLMWWKDENFVSVFDTETEIMTYFQCQSSVTCVVVSSDGCSVYCGQEGGSVSIFDTESSSLLGTCSNSNHGVVASIILSEDSQKMACVDRTGNVALWDVAAKTQPARLVKEIFHRGKSNKVLSTDYSAETDSLLLCGAEQVSLYDTCSWELWDQFLAPHQRAFSHALLSQDGHLLLALLESCTLVLVWRITSGECVLSLETNRQPHALLKTDTDIICVAQDGCLTVWDSEMIAAAETTPKMKCGVKALMVDPKGKWFYSADGSERVWRWRLDSKLPHACFLHGGPVDKLQLSPNGVHLVSLSAGDIYVWQTASGDNVVRIRGSRATDILITPNSHFGVSISERGLSRVWRLAQGSVVCSIHLYLSDAQVSPEGAFLIGRRRGDLVAASLWSGSISKRFSCVEGSEHVTAFHTLTQHPDYVLVMAASGAVYTWKVTEETACRHFQLPQAFLCRPQDFQMSSDCSYALLSTDHGTINLLDLSQVRLCTFKSDGPIIKACLDKKGSFAVYVSQPASLEKSCTCFLHTRPVLTAIRLSDGETMGRVSLPKNPLTLAVCGQLVFVGLEDGSVAVYSLSSVTVSENQFRSRGDLNSQAKQCPFDKDVTCWFPRVTASVTWP, from the exons ATGAGCTCAGAGGGAATGCAGTCCGGCTCCAGCTCATCCTGTGTGAAGATCTACCTGTGCTCCAACCCAGAGG acagcgTGGTGGAGCGCAGAGCTCTGAGAGACACTGTGTTTCCCAGACTCAGGGAGCAATGCAGACTGTCAACGGGGCTGGAGGTCAGG CTGATAGATCCCTTTGAGTCCACGGATCCCGGTCGTTGGCCGGATGAAAACACCAGACGGCAGCTCATCAGGGACTGCAGAGAAAGCTCAGCCGGGCCTTTTCTACTG GCCCTGATCGGTCACCGGTACGGCGCCGCCGGCCTGCCCGCCCGGGTGGAGGTGACGGAgtaccagctgctgctgcaccagaGCCAGCAGGCGGGCGTCAGCacccaggagctggagggggagtACCGGAGGGACGAGAACAGCATCCCTGCCTCCTACCGCAGGACTCCCTCGTCCAGGCACACCTGCGCTCCTCCG gCGGCGgctgagggaggggagggggcggccagagaaaagcagctgaGGAGGACGTTCCAGGATGCTGTGAGTCTGAGTGTCCACGGCGGCCTGATGAGTCcagagagggggcggagcttctgcAGATCAG CGCTTGACGCAGACCTGCGATTCGCTCTGGACGACTGTCCTGAAGAAAACATCTCTGGACGCTGCCTGATCTACGTCAACAAGGTGGTCAATGCCAGAGGAAGGCGAGcaaaacagcagctgcagccacatGCAGag gctttgacctttgactctgATGGCGATCAGCTCTTGTCTGAGCTGTGTGATTCCTTCCTCCCCGAGGCCGTCACCGCCCGCCAGCTTCTGGTTTACACCACCACCACGGAGTGCGACCCCCGCCACGGTTACACGACGACGCGGAGGCGGGGCTACGCCGAGTCCCTGTGCCAGCAGGCGCACTGCGACCTGCTGAGGCTGACTGACGGCCTGAACgtcccagaggtcagaggtgacgCTTTGAGGAGGGagcaggcggagcaggaggagctgtgtggCCTCCTGTCTGGACTGTATGAGGTGaagcagccagaggaggagcag ATCAGAGCTTATGTGGAGCAGAGAGACCAGCAGGGCCCTCTAGTGGTGACAGGAGGCCCCTGCACAGGGAAGACGGTGCTGCTGGCACATTGCTCTCAGCAA ATAAAGTCGTGGTCCGCAGACAGCGATCCTGTGGTGATCTGTTATCTTTGCAGCCTATCAACCGACCCCTCCCCAAAACATCTGCTGTCCAGCCTCTGCAGTCAGATCGCTGACAGTTacctcagctcttcctccaggCAGGATCCCAGCGTCTGCCTCCACGCTAACCAGGAAGATCCGAGCTGCTGCACCACGAACACCGGCCACCTCggatccagctgcagctccacatctGCCCTGCACTCCCACCAGGAGCCCTGTGTTCATGGCCCTGGTCTGAACCAGTGGAACCAACCGTGTCTTGAACCAGAGGAACTCCACTGGATTCTTCTGAAACCAGACATTACTCTGTCTGATATCAAAGATCTCCTCTCTTCTCTACTGAGCCTCCTGCCCTCAAAGAATCGGCCTCTTGTGCTTCTCCTTGACGGATTGGACCAGCTGGAAAACGGCTTTGGTCCTCAGATCATCGAGagcctcccctcccctctgccTCCGCATGTCAGGCTCATCCTCACAGCTTCATGTTACCGAACACGCCTCCTGCACGCCATCACACTGCACTACCTGCAGCACAGCGCGGGCGGCGAGGGGAAGTCCGTGTGCGAGCATGTCCAGCTGGGACCGCTGGACAGAAAGCAGGGTGTGAAGATGTTGGCGTCGCTGCTGGGAGGTTCAGGGAGGAGGGTAACCTCAGGACAACAGGCTCTGCTGAACCAGACGCTGAGTCGCTGTGGTCTCCCTCTCTATGTTCgacttctgcacacacacacgtcgctGTGGCGCTCTG ATTCAGATGTGACCGACTCGTCTCTCCCTGACTGTGTCCATTCAGCCATTTCTGCTTTCTTGGACCTCCTCCAGCTCAAACATGGCTCCTCTTTGGTGGAGCGGGCCGTCTCCATCATCACCCTGTCTCGGGCCGGGCTGACCGAGTCCGAGTTGGCAGATTTGTTGTCCAGACACAGTGAAAGCAAGGTGACACAGGTTGACCTGGAGCAGCTCCTTCTGGATCTGAAGGGCTTCCTGGTGAGGAGAACGGCTGCAGGGTCTCAGGTTCTACAGTGGATGAGCCGCCACTTCAAACTGGTTGTGGCTAAAAGGTTTCTTGGCAGTGAGGAGGTGCGGAGGCAGATTCACGTGGAGATTGCAGATTATTTCAGTGGTCGCTGCGCTCACGGAGGCGACGAATCAAACGGGAAAGATGGATTCATTTCACACATCAACAAACATCCATCTGGGAGACCGTTTGTCTTCACTGCGTTCAGCGATGTTGTTCAGGTGAGCTTGAGGAGGGTTGTAGAACTGCCTCATCACTTGAAGCAGAGCGGCAGGTGGGAGGATTTGCAGTGCGGGTTGTTCGTGTCCTTCAGCTTTCACCAGGCGATGGTTCAGGCTGGACTCCTGGCAGAGCTGGTGTCTGTGCTGGAGACCTGTGAGGACTCAGCTCAGGCTGAGTTTTTAAGAGAAAGGCTCCTCCTGGCAGGAATATTGAAGTCCTCTGCTTGCTTCCTGCAGAGTTcacctctgcagctgtgtgcagTGATGGAGTCAGGACTCCTCCCTTATCTGGAGGTCTTTCCCACACTCAAGAGCTACGTCAGCGACATCCGACTGGAGAGGATACGGCGAGGAAGCGGGTTGGGAATATCACTTTCTCCCAGTCCTTCCTCTGTTCTCCCCATCCAGCATTTAAAGCACAGTAATAAAACCAAAGACCATTGTGTTAcgggaactgctgctgcagagtttgGGGTTGTGGTCGAGCTTTTAAGTGATGGCACAGCTTGGGTTTGGAAAGGCTGCGGTTGTGCAGTAACTAAACTGTCGCTGATGTGGGAGGAGACCGAGCTGAAGTTTGCAGGAGTGAAGAGCAGCGGTGGACTGATCCTGCTGTCAACTCAATGCCACAAACATTTTGTGTGCCATGCAGCAGGTCCAGAGATGTTTCAGATTAAAGCCCCGCTGAGACCAACGTCCGAATCGAGCcaaacactgaataaagtcGAGGGATTCGTCTCTTCTCAGAAAAAGTTGCTCATGTGGTGGAAAGATGAGAattttgtgagtgtgtttgacacTGAGACTGAGATCATGACTTATTTCCAGTGTCAGAGCAGTGTGACCTGCGTGGTTGTGTCCTCTGATGGCTGTAGTGTGTACTGTGGGCAGGAGGGAGGCTCAGTGTCCATATTCGACACTGAAAGCAGCTCTCTGCTTGGCACCTGTTCAAACTCAAACCACGGTGTGGTCGCATCAATAATCCTCAGTGAGGATAGCCAGAAGATGGCATGTGTTGACAGGACGGGGAATGTAGCCCTGTGGGATGTGGCAGCCAAAACACAGCCGGCAAGGCTTGTTAAGGAAATCTTCCATCGGGGTAAATCCAACAAAGTCCTCAGTACAGATTATTCTGCAGAAACCGACTCTCTGTTGCTGTGTGGAGCTGAACAGGTTAGTCTGTATGATACGTGCAGCTGGGAGCTGTGGGACCAGTTCTTGGCTCCACATCAGAGAGCCTTCAGCCACGCCCTGCTCTCTCAGGATGGCCACCTTTTGTTGGCTCTTTTGGAAAGCTGCACGCTGGTCCTGGTGTGGCGGATCACCTCCGGGGAGTGTGTTCTCTCCTTAGAAACCAACAGGCAGCCACATGCACTCCTCAAAACAGACACTGATATCATTTGCGTAGCTCAGGACGGCTGCCTGACGGTGTGGGATTCAGAGATGATCGCTGCTGCTGAAACGACTCCAAAAATGAAGTGTGGAGTCAAAGCACTGATGGTTGACCCCAAAGGGAAGTGGTTCTACTCCGCCGATGGGTCAGAGCGGGTGTGGCGATGGCGTTTAGACTCCAAACTCCCGCATGCTTGCTTCCTGCACGGTGGCCCTGTGGACAAGCTGCAGCTTTCTCCAAACGGCGTCCACCTCGTGTCGCTCTCTGCAGGAGACATCTACGTTTGGCAGACAGCCAGCGGCGACAACGTCGTGCGTATCCGTGGCAGCAGGGCAACGGACATCCTCATCACGCCAAACAGTCACTTTGGAGTGAGCATCTCTGAGCGGGGCCTCTCTCGGGTTTGGAGGTTGGCGCAGGGGAGTGTTGTGTGCAGCATCCACCTGTACCTGTCCGACGCTCAGGTGTCACCCGAAGGAGCCTTCCTCAtcggccgccgccgcggagACCTGGTGGCCGCCAGTCTGTGGTCGGGCTCCATCAGCAAGCGCTTCTCCTGCGTGGAAGGTTCGGAGCACGTCACGGCCTTCCACACGCTCACCCAGCACCCGGACTACGTGCTGGTGATGGCCGCCTCGGGGGCGGTGTACACCTGGAAGGTAACCGAGGAAACGGCGTGCAGGCACTTCCAGCTGCCGCAGGCATTTCTGTGTCGACCGCAAGACTTCCAGATGTCCTCTGACTGCAGCTACGCTCTGCTGTCCACTGATCACGGCACCATCAACCTCTTGGACCTCTCTCAGGTCAGACTGTGCACTTTCAAAAGTGACGGTCCCATCATTAAAGCCTGTTTGGATAAAAAGGGAAGTTTTGCCGTGTATGTATCACAACCAGCCAGCCTGGAGAAGAGCTGTACCTGTTTCCTGCACACAAGGCCGGTCCTGACCGCCATCCGACTGTCTGACGGAGAAACAATGGGCCGTGTGAGTCTGCCGAAGAACCCTCTCACTCTGGCCGTGTGTGggcagcttgtgtttgtgggTTTGGAGGATGGATCCGTCGCTGTCTACTCTCTTTCCAGCGTCACCGTCAGTGAGAACCAGTTCAGGAGCAGGGGGGATTTAAACAGTCAAGCCAAACAGTGTCCTTTTGATAAAGACGTAACCTGCTGGTTCCCTCGAGTCACCGCCTCTGTTACATGGCCTTAA